A single window of Solanum dulcamara chromosome 5, daSolDulc1.2, whole genome shotgun sequence DNA harbors:
- the LOC129890525 gene encoding uncharacterized protein LOC129890525: protein MASSSHRPMEAAREDTGDSHSQPHTQEGIGEQSSGQSIPHTSGSGVGNQQGVRVGPHPHMSPGTHVMNPPFQQMAEFFHRMAETIHDPRGLNFEKMRKMGGVEFEGTIDPTDAEQWLERMERVFEQLECSDVAKFKYAISLLQKDAYDWWVGVPNAKAKPPVLTWDDFVKEFRMKYVPPAYCDAKKKEFLNLRQRGMSIAEYQQKFLRLSRYAGGIITDEKDKCRRFEDGLNDSIRKNVAILQHENFCKLVFAAFTWERLDREEASRHENRFRKPRSDFGGPSKKGRFDDSKAGSVNKSNQQKQSRLDFSTASTPSYSQGELLVLVLIVEALIIK, encoded by the exons ATGGCCTCTTCTTCTCATAGACCTATGGAAGCTGCTCGTGAAGATACAGGTGACTCTCATTCCCAACCTCATACACAAGAAGGAATTGGCGAACAGTCCTCGGGTCAGTCTATTCCTCATACTAGTGGGTCTGGTGTGGGAAATCAACAAGGAGTAAGAGTTGGTCCACATCCTCACATGAGCCCTGGTACTCACGTTATGAACCCTCCTTTTCAACAAATGGCTGAATTCTTTCACCGTATGGCTGAAACGATCCATGACCCCCGTGGgttaaactttgaaaaaatgaggaaaatgggtGGAGTTGAATTTGAAGGTACTATTGATCCCACAGATGCTGAACAATGGCTTGAGCGCATGGAGAGAGTGTTTGAACAGTTGGAGTGTTCTGATGTTGCCAAATTCAAGTATGCCATCTCGTTATTGCAGAAGGATGCTTATGACTGGTGGGTAGGTGTGCCAAATGCAAAAGCAAAACCTCCAGTTCTTACTTGGGATGATTTTGTTAAAGAGTTTCGTATGAAATATGTCCCGCCTGCTTATTGTGATGCtaagaaaaaagagtttttgaatCTAAGGCAACGAGGCATGTCTATTGCTGAGTATCAACAAAAGTTTCTTAGACTCTCTCGTTATGCTGGAGGCATTATTACCGatgaaaaagataaatgcaGGAGATTTGAAGATGGCCTAAACGATTCCATCAGAAAGAATGTGGCAATCCTGCAACATGagaacttttgtaaattagtttttGCTGCTTTCACTTGGGAAAGACTTGATAGGGAAGAAGCTAGTAGACATGAAAATAGATTCCGGAAGCCTAGGTCAGATTTTGGAGGTCCATCCAAGAAGGGAAGGTTTGATGATTCTAAGGCTGGTAGTGTCAACAAGTCAAATCAACAGAAACAAAGCAGACTAGATTTTTCTACAGCTAGTACCCCGAGTTATAGCCAAG GAGAGCTTCTGGTGCTTGTTTTAATTGTGGAAGCTTTGATCATAAAGTGA